In Primulina eburnea isolate SZY01 chromosome 5, ASM2296580v1, whole genome shotgun sequence, a single window of DNA contains:
- the LOC140832464 gene encoding uncharacterized protein — protein sequence MSRIKYSRSKSLADPMVHADDGSETNMEVDNLNKMFNYPCKRCAGKNHWRCLPSEIFFEILLRLPAHVIQDVITHVCGPWNLIISTKKFICDHLQNSTPGIIIMEVHKPTDGIYVEIRQGCLEICKFDCRGFNLHGSSVNGLVLAYPANKGGHHVLSIINPLTKQHEPLPYDSSVVLRTTLAFAEASMKYKAVRSYSPNSPPCISVLTIGVDNVWRYLDMQHLSKLAREALSNCPFATHGYVHWIGEFRVVTLNLETEIIYEFAEAGFYRFRSRPLAMGRNLSSCHLSKLPESRGYLMEVLEMNPETGECTKLLSSDLKPLSDRFKSLKSIYLFGVLAGGEVFLFGISGSEKLWAAYNVRTREIQWFQLELKAGKCYPKAHVNTMIWYE from the exons ATGTCCCGGATTAAGTATTCCCGATCGAAATCCTTGGCGGATCCGATGGTCCATGCAGATGATGGCAGTGAGACGAACATGGAG GTGGATAATCTCAATAAAATGTTCAACTATCCTTGCAAGAGGTGCGCGGGGAAGAATCATTGGAGATGTCTTCCTTCGGAGATATTTTTCGAAATTCTTTTACGTCTTCCAGCGCATGTTATACAGGATGTGATTACGCATGTCTGCGGACCTTGGAATTTAATAATCAGTACAAAAAAATTCATTTGCGATCATCTTCAAAATTCAACCCCTGGAATCATAATCATGGAAGTTCACAAACCCACAGATGGGATTTATGTTGAAATTCGACAAGGTTGTCTTGAGATATGCAAGTTTGACTGCAGGGGTTTTAATTTACATGGCAGCAGTGTTAATGGTTTAGTGTTGGCCTACCCCGCCAACAAAGGAGGCCATCACGTTCTTTCTATTATCAATCCCTTGACAAAACAACATGAACCTCTTCCATATGACTCAAGTGTAGTACTCAGGACAACTTTAGCATTTGCTGAGGCTTCGATGAAGTATAAAGCGGTGCGCTCGTATTCTCCCAATTCTCCACCATGTATATCTGTACTAACAATCGGAGTTGATAATGTTTGGCGGTACCTTGACATGCAACACTTATCCAAGCTAGCTCGAGAAGCATTATCTAATTGTCCATTTGCTACTCATGGCTATGTGCACTGGATCGGCGAATTCCGTGTTGTGACACTGAATTTAGAGACTGAAATCATCTATGAGTTTGCTGAGGCTGGATTTTATCGATTTAGGTCTCGGCCTCTAGCAATGGGTCGTAATCTATCCTCTTGTCATTTGTCCAAACTTCCAGAGTCGCGTGGGTATTTGATGGAAGTTCTGGAAATGAATCCAGAAACTGGAGAGTGTACCAAGTTGCTTAGCTCCGATTTGAAACCTCTGAGTGACAGATTCAAAAGCTTGAAATCAATCTATCTCTTTGGTGTGTTAGCTGGTGGGGAGGTGTTTCTATTCGGAATTTCTGGTTCTGAGAAACTTTGGGCAGCTTATAATGTTCGGACAAGAGAAATTCAATGGTTTCAGTTAGAATTAAAAGCTGGAAAATGTTATCCCAAAGCTCATGTGAACACCATGATTTGGTACGAATGA
- the LOC140831628 gene encoding uncharacterized protein, whose product MPRIKYSRSKYLADPMVNADDGSETNMEVDNLNKMLIHPCKRCAGKNHWRCLPSEIFFEILLRLPAHVIHDVITHVCGAWNLLISTKKFICDHLQNSTPGIIIMENLKPTDGIYVEIRQGCLEICKFDCRDFYLCGSSVNGLVLAFTGNKGDHHVLSIINPLTKQHEPLPYDSSVVLGTTLAFAEASMKYKAVRSYSPNSRSGIYVLTLGVDNVWRHLDVQHLSKLGQEALRYHPFATHGYVHWIGESRVVTLNLDTEIVYEFVQTVYDPFMSVPLAMGRNLSCCHLSELPESLGYLMEVMEMNPETGEWTKLLSSDLKPLSDRFKSLKSVELLGVLAGGEVFLFGISGSEKLWAAYDVRTREIQSFQFEKSARNCHPTAHVNTMIWYE is encoded by the exons ATGCCACGGATTAAGTATTCCCGATCGAAATACTTGGCGGATCCGATGGTCAATGCAGATGATGGCAGTGAAACGAACATGGAG GTGGATAATCTTAATAAAATGTTAATCCATCCTTGCAAGAGGTGCGCGGGGAAGAACCATTGGAGATGTCTTCCTTCGGAGATATTTTTCGAAATTCTTTTACGTCTTCCAGCGCATGTTATACATGATGTGATTACGCATGTCTGCGGAGCTTGGAACTTATTAATCAGTACAAAAAAATTCATTTGCGATCATCTTCAAAATTCAACTCCTGGAATCATAATCATGGAAAATCTCAAACCCACGGATGGGATTTATGTTGAAATTCGACAAGGTTGTCTTGAGATATGCAAGTTTGACTGCAGGGATTTTTATTTATGTGGCAGCAGTGTTAATGGTTTAGTGTTGGCCTTCACCGGCAATAAAGGAGACCATCACGTTCTTTCTATTATCAATCCCTTGACAAAACAACATGAACCTCTGCCATATGACTCAAGTGTAGTACTCGGGACAACTTTAGCATTTGCTGAGGCTTCGATGAAGTATAAAGCAGTGCGCTCGTATTCTCCCAATTCTCGATCAGGTATATATGTGCTGACACTTGGCGTTGATAATGTTTGGAGGCACCTTGACGTGCAACACCTATCGAAGCTAGGTCAAGAAGCATTACGTTATCATCCATTTGCTACTCATGGCTATGTGCACTGGATCGGCGAATCCCGTGTTGTGACACTGAATTTAGATACTGAAATCGTTTATGAGTTTGTTCAGACTGTATATGATCCATTTATGTCTGTGCCTCTAGCGATGGGTCGTAATCTATCCTGTTGTCATCTGTCCGAACTTCCAGAGTCACTTGGGTATTTGATGGAAGTTATGGAAATGAACCCAGAAACTGGAGAGTGGACCAAGTTGCTTAGCTCCGATTTGAAACCTCTGAGTGACAGATTCAAAAGCTTGAAATCAGTCGAACTCTTGGGTGTGTTAGCTGGTGGCGAGGTGTTTCTATTTGGAATTTCTGGTTCTGAGAAACTTTGGGCTGCTTATGATGTTCGGACAAGAGAAATTCAATCGTTTCAGTTCGAAAAAAGTGCTCGAAATTGTCATCCCACAGCTCATGTGAACACCATGATTTGGTACGAATGA